A stretch of Castanea sativa cultivar Marrone di Chiusa Pesio chromosome 2, ASM4071231v1 DNA encodes these proteins:
- the LOC142626509 gene encoding uncharacterized protein LOC142626509, producing MGGGKFKSLARKLLGKSKSKASKAEAEPTQPSSSAQIDSSDSESELQSNREPELQSDNESIHHDQSDEDPVVSQQSTETVHNDDSEEEISSIQPYYPQNYNQDPWYNAPPSNYNDGMSVYPPSKSYASTSDQNYAQQFVDQFFEVPGDDASFVPHQTESYASASNQNYAQQFVDDFFNLQLYPHSSTD from the exons ATGGGAGGAGGAAAATTCAAGTCCTTAGCGCGCAAGTTACTAG gAAAGTCAAAATCAAAAGCTTCGAAAGCCGAAGCCGAACCAACACAACCTAGCAGTAGTGCTCAAATAGATTCATCCGATAGTGAATCTGAACTTCAATCCAACAGGGAACCTGAACTGCAGTCCGACAATGAATCAATTCATCATGATCAGTCAGACGAGGACCCAGTTGTGTCTCAACAAAGCACTGAAACCGTTCACAATGATGATTCCGAAGAAGAAATATCGTCCATTCAGCCATATTATCCTCAGAATTATAATCAAGATCCTTGGTATAACGCTCCACCCTCGAATTACAATGATGGTATGAGTGTGTACCCGCCTTCTAAGAGCTATGCTTCTACGAGTGATCAGAATTATGCTCAACAATTTGTTGATCAATTTTTTGAAGTTCCTGGTGATGATGCTAGTTTTGTTCCTCATCAAACTGAAAGCTATGCTTCTGCAAGTAATCAGAATTATGCTCAACAatttgttgatgatttttttaatcttcaacTTTATCCCCATTCCTCAACGGACTGA